One part of the Vicia villosa cultivar HV-30 ecotype Madison, WI linkage group LG6, Vvil1.0, whole genome shotgun sequence genome encodes these proteins:
- the LOC131613957 gene encoding F-box/kelch-repeat protein At3g23880-like: MSPGVLPEELIIEVLSILPVKSILRFKCVCKPWESLISDPFFVQKHLHLSQKSNTHLALILCKPHVKTVCFFNDRDCYYYDRDSCVVPFSLNTLLLNPSITITILPQHRLRYKRCFRVIGSINGLLCLFNSRISLDGSDDRNTYFRFWNPATKKISQKLGSITHPNSHPYFGPDNKSNYLRFAFGYDNSSDTYKVVAFCPNEVRIFSFGDNVWKNIQRFPVVPYFRVALVRHKEQRLNEGVYLSGTVNSLAIPNFKYFWMEYEYKDFPAIDQFVIISLDLGTETYNQLLLPRDLVEVPTILPTISVLRDCLCFSYHIKTTHFAIWMMMDFGVQESWTQFLNISYAVQIDYESPRFRYDHLLYPLCLSEDDDTIILASSHEEQAFLYNWRDNRVEKTRITNHVLWMFSPNYIESLVSTC, translated from the coding sequence ATGTCGCCCGGAGTTCTTCCCGAAGAACTTATCATAGAAGTCTTATCGATCCTTCCTGTCAAATCTATTTTGAGATTCAAATGCGTCTGCAAGCCATGGGAATCTCTCATCTCTGATCCTTTCTTTGTCCAAAAGCATCTTCATCTATCACAAAAAAGTAACACACATCTCGCACTGATCTTGTGTAAACCTCACGTAAAAACTGTTTGCTTCTTTAATGATAGGGATTGCTATTATTATGATAGGGATAGTTGTGTGGTACCCTTTTCCCTCAACACTTTACTACTTAATCCATCTATAACTATTACCATTCTTCCTCAGCATAGATTGAGGTATAAGCGTTGCTTCCGAGTTATCGGTTCCATCAATGGATTGCTCTGTCTGTTTAATTCTCGCATAAGTTTAGATGGTTCAGATGATCGAAACACATACTTCCGTTTCTGGAACCCAGCCACCAAGAAAATATCTCAAAAATTAGGTTCAATTACCCATCCCAATAGCCATCCATATTTTGGCCCTGATAATAAATCTAACTATCTCAGGTTTGCATTCGGTTATGATAATTCAAGTGATACTTATAAAGTAGTGGCATTTTGTCCTAATGAGGTCAGAATTTTCAGTTTCGGTGATAATGTTTGGAAAAACATTCAACGTTTCCCTGTAGTTCCTTACTTTCGTGTGGCTCTTGTTCGCCATAAAGAGCAGCGACTTAATGAAGGCGTGTATTTGAGTGGTACAGTTAACTCGTTGGCCATTcccaattttaaatatttttggatgGAATATGAATATAAAGATTTTCCGGCAATTGATCAATTTGTGATTATCTCGTTGGATCTAGGTACCGAGACATACAACCAACTTCTTCTCCCTCGGGATTTAGTTGAAGTCCCGACTATTTTGCCAACTATTAGTGTGTTGAGGGACTGCCTTTGTTTTTCCTATCATATTAAGACCACACATTTTGCTATATGGATGATGATGGACTTTGGAGTCCAAGAGTCTTGGACTCAATTCCTTAATATTAGTTATGCAGTTCAAATTGATTATGAATCCCCACGATTTCGTTATGATCATCTACTGTACCCGCTGTGCCTTTCCGAGGATGATGACACAATAATATTAGCAAGTAGTCATGAAGAGCAAGCATTTCTCTATAATTGGAGAGATAATAGGGTAGAGAAAACTAGGATCACCAACCATGTACTGTGGATGTTTTCCCCTAATTATATTGAAAGTTTGGTTTCGACATGTTGA
- the LOC131613958 gene encoding protein SUPPRESSOR OF NIM1 1-like has translation MHAVKMNLHPSHSQHSSNTSQSPVFLPDELVTEVLSSLPVKSFMRMRCLSKFSNSLFTDPIFIRMHLLRSARNPHLALVTSKTKTVVPLPICHLFENPPITLTDEPHYLINDVCLYQSNSRVIHRVVGSCNGLICFLTYSILHQDITFRLWNPSTRTISKTLGHLDFPVDRINSFCYMANDGIWSSRILDTVSSN, from the exons ATGCATGCTGTGAAAATGAATCTTCATCCATCTCACTCACAACATTCCTCCAACACTTCACAATCGCCGGTATTCCTCCCCGATGAGCTTGTAACTGAAGTACTTTCCTCTCTTCCTGTTAAATCTTTTATGCGAATGAGATGCTTGAGTAAGTTCTCTAATTCTCTCTTTACCGATCCTATTTTCATCAGAATGCATCTTCTTCGATCTGCTCGAAACCCTCACCTTGCACTTGTCACTAGCAAGACCAAAACTGTCGTACCCTTACCAATATGCCATTTATTCGAAAATCCTCCGATCACCCTTACTGACGAACCTCATTACCTTATCAACGATGTTTGTTTATATCAATCCAACAGCCGCGTCATCCATCGTGTTGTTGGTTCCTGTAATGGATTGATCTGCTTTCTCACTTATTCAATTTTGCATCAAGATATAACGTTTCGTTTATGGAACCCATCCACTAGAACAATATCTAAAACATTAGGCCATTTAGATTTTCCAGTTGACAGG ATTAACTCATTTTGTTATATGGCAAATGATGGAATTTGGAGTTCAAGAATCTTGGACACAGTTTCTTCAAATTAG
- the LOC131613959 gene encoding F-box/kelch-repeat protein At3g23880-like codes for MNFPPSQMQPSSNTLRSPVFLPDELVTEVLSSLPVKSFMRMRCLSKFSNSLYTNPIFIRMHLRRSAQNPHLTLGTSKTKTLVPFPVCHLLENPQVTLTDEPHYLIDNVCLVRSNNHIFHRIVGSCNGLICLFTYYITPINLHFRFRFWNPSTRIISKVLGNLCIFGDRVNRQTYRVNQPRFFKFSFGYDNLTSNFKIVLLNFQPHNANIIETKVLSLVDNIWRNIQNFPVFPLLFMYRFNRSAFDGVYLSGTVNWLAVFDSKVKSLENYVIISLDLGNERYTQMQLPHGFDEMPRVDPTIRVLTNSLCFSYDFRQTHFVIWRMMEFGVQESWTQFLTISYLNLGIDYNFGDKKFYLVPLHLAMNGDTLILASSLEDQAMLYNIRDNNVERTRNTDKIGWFSVKEYVESLVSISE; via the coding sequence ATGAATTTCCCTCCATCTCAGATGCAACCTTCCTCCAATACTTTACGATCGCCGGTATTTCTTCCGGATGAGCTTGTAACCGAAGTACTTTCCTCCCTTCCTGTAAAATCTTTTATGCGAATGAGATGTTTGAGTAAGTTCTCTAATTCTCTCTATACTAATCCTATCTTCATCAGAATGCATCTTCGTCGATCTGCACAAAACCCTCACCTTACACTTGGCACAAGCAAGACTAAAACCTTGGTACCCTTCCCTGTTTGCCATTTACTTGAAAACCCTCAGGTCACACTTACTGACGAACCACATTACCTTATCGACAATGTTTGTCTCGTCCGATCTAACAACCATATCTTCCACCGTATTGTTGGTTCGTGTAATGGATTGATCTGCTTGTTCACTTATTATATTACGCCTATAAACTTACATTTCCGCTTCCGTTTCTGGAATCCATCAACTAGAATAATATCTAAAGTATTAGGCAATTTATGCATTTTTGGTGATAGGGTTAATCGACAGACTTACAGGGTTAATCAACCAAGATTTTTCAAGTTCTCCTTTGGCTATGATAATTTAACCTCGAATTTTAAGATCGTATTGTTAAATTTTCAACCTCACAATGCAAACATAATAGAGACAAAAGTGTTGAGTTTGGTTGATAATATCTGGAGAAATATTCAAAATTTCCCAGTGTTTCCTCTTCTGTTCATGTATCGCTTCAACAGAAGTGCGTTTGATGGTGTTTATTTGAGTGGCACTGTGAATTGGTTGGCTGTTTTTGACTCTAAGgttaaatctcttgagaattATGTTATTATTTCTCTTGATTTAGGAAACGAGAGATACACGCAGATGCAGCTGCCTCATGGTTTTGATGAAATGCCGCGTGTTGACCCTACTATTAGGGTGTTGACGAATAGTCTTTGCTTTTCTTATGATTTTAGACAAACTCATTTCGTTATATGGCGGATGATGGAATTTGGAGTTCAAGAATCTTGGACTCAATTTCTTACCATTAGCTATCTGAATCTTGGAATTGATTACAACTTTGGAGATAAAAAGTTTTATTTGGTGCCATTGCATTTGGCGATGAATGGTGATACATTGATATTGGCAAGCAGCTTAGAAGACCAAGCAATGCTCTATAATATAAGAGATAACAATGTAGAGAGAACTAGAAATACAGATAAAATAGGTTGGTTCTCTGTCAAGGAATATGTGGAAAGCTTGGTTTCAATCTCGGAATAG